One Rhodoferax sp. GW822-FHT02A01 genomic window, TAGTTGTAGACCAGATAGTCATCCTCCGCCGGCGGGGGCTCGCGCCGCTGCAGCAAGTAGCTGCACAGTGCCTGCAGGTAGCACGCCAGGGCTGCGGCGTGCTCGACTGAAAGCGGTGTGTCGCACACCCGCAGCTCGATCGTGCCGTACTCGGGCTTGGGGCGTATGTCCCAGTAGAAGTCCTTCATGCTCTTGACCACGCCGGTGAATTCCATCTTGGCGAAGTACTGCGACACGAAGTCTTCCCAGCGCAGCATGAAGGGCGCGCGCCCGCTCAGCGGAAAGGCGAATACCGAGTTCAGCCGCGCCGACTCGAACAAGGTGTCATTGCCCTGCACAAAAGGCGAGGAGGCTGATAGCGCGATGAAGTGCGGCACATAGCGATTGAGTGCATGCAGCAGATACAGCGCCTCGTCCGCGCTGGCGCAACCTACATGCACGTGCTGGCCAAAGATGGTGAACTGCTTGGTCAGATAGCCATACAGCATGGAGACTTCGAGAAAGCGGGGCTTCTGGAATATGCGCCGCTCAGACCAATGCTGAAACGGGTGCGTGCCGCCACCGCAGATGCCGATATTGAGGCGGTCACCGGCCTGCAGCAGGGTGTCCCGTATCTGCCGCAGCTGGGCGAGCAGGGTGGTATGACCGGTGTGCACGTCGGTGGCAATCTCAATCATGCTTTCGGTGACCTCGGGCGTCACGGTGCCCGGAAAGGGCTTGCGCCGCAGCAACTCCAGCATGTCCGGACTGGCCTCGGTCAGGTCAAAATCGCTGAGGCTGACCAGCTGCAGTTCCAGCTCCACCCCCAGGCTCAAGGACTGTGACGATTTGAAGGATTCCAGAGGCATGGGCTGCTCGCTTCAGGGCTTCGGCGTTTCATGGGCCCAGGCCAGTGACCATTGCACCAGGATAGGTCCGAGGATTTCCAGCGCCAGCGTGGCGGTGGCCAATGGGATCAGCTGATCCACCATCTTGCTGCTCAGGGAGTTGGTTTGCTCCAACACCAGAATCACAAAGGCGGGCGTGGGCGCACACGCCAGGCCTATGAGCAGTCCCTTGCGCCAGTGGATGCCGCTGGCATGGGAGAACAGACCGATGCCCAGGATCTTGGCGCACTGGCGGGCGAGAATGAAAGCCAGGCCCAGGCTGGCGCCCGCGACTACCTGCGGCCATGTCAACCGCGAGGAAATGAATACAAACAGCAAGATGGAGAACAGCTCACCCAATGCGCCAAACCCGCGCTGGGAGGAGTTGAGCACCATGCGCCGGTGCCGTGCATGCACCCCGTAGGTGAGCGCCGCCAGCACGGGCGAGAGCCGCATGCCGTAAGTCAGCGCTACCAGGCAGAGCAGCACGATCGTGAAGGCCAGGGTGCTGTCCTGGCTGGCACGCTTGGTGATACGCAGCAGCACCGGTGCCAGCATGCCGGCCAGCAAACCCAGCAGCACGGAGGCCGCCAGCACCACAAGGCTGTTGTAGGCTGCCTTCCAGATGTTGCCGGAGGTCTGCAGCACTGCCCAACCCAGAATGATCTTGAAGACGAATACCGCCAGCACCGTGTTCATGGTCGAGAGGTGCAGCAGCCGCTCGGTGGCCTGCCCTGAGCTGCGCGACTCGGTAATCACGCGCACCATGGTTGCCGGTGAACTGGCCATGGCCAGCGCCGAGAGCAACAGGGCGTTGGTCATCGGTTGCTCATAGGCAGTCAGCACGAAATAGACGGCCGCAAAACACAGGCCTGACTCGGCAAGACTGCTCACCGCAATCCAGGGGTTCACCAGCAGCCAGCGCAAATTGATGCGGTAGCCGCATTCAAAGAGGATCAGGCTGAAGGCCATGGTGGCGATCAGCAGCACCATGCCCGATTGGGTCTGTGGCAGCAGGCCCAGTTGTCCCGGGGCCAGCAGGAAGCCGATCAGGGCGTATGCACTGAGCCGTGGCAGCTTGGCCAGCTGGTAGCCGTATTCGCCCGCGAGCCACGCGACCAGAATGGTGATGGGCCAAGCGGCATCCATGAGCAGGGGGACCAGCTGGTTCATGGCATGGCATCCGTGCTGGTGTCGCACATGCGGCCTGCAGCCAATGCATGGTTCTCTCCACCTCGAGCGCTGTTCATTCAGGGCACGATTTGTTGATCATCGCGCCATGCTACGTCGGCTGTTTGTCAGAAGCTGCAACCAGTTGTAAGTGACTGTTGCGGTGCTGTCGGGCGTACGTGGAAACGGCAGTTGCTGGTGCTGCGGGCAGACCGCCCCCGAACATTCAAGTGCTTTGGCGCGGTACCAGGCTATAGCCCAGATCCAGACTGTGCGTTTCGACGGGCTCCTCGCGCATCAGTTTCAACAGCATGGTCGCGGAGGCCTCGCCCACCTTGTCCAGCGGCGTGTGCACCGTGGTCAGCGGCGGGTTCATCAGGTCGCTGCCGCGCAGGTCATTAAAACCTGCGATTGCCACTCGGGCGGGCACCTCTACCCCGAGCCGGTTGGCCGTGAGCAGGGCGCCTTGCGCCAAGTCGTCGTTGCAGAAGAAGATGGCGTCCAGAGGGGGCTGCTGCCCCATGATCTGTTCGAACATGACGCCACCCAGCTCCATGCTGGAGGGCGCAGGATTCATCCACTCCAGTGTGGGCGCATACAGACCGGCCTCGGTCAGGGCCTTGCGCCAACCATTGAGCCGCTGCAGGGTGCGCGGATCCAGCTGAGCGGCGGCAAAGGCAATGCGCTTTCTGCCCTTGGCCAGCAGGTGCCGCGTCATGTCATACGCGGCATCCTCCTGCGAGAAGCCCACGCTGTACACATCCGTGCGGGTGGAGGTCTCCATCAGGTAGACGCAGGGCACGCCGCTGCTTTCAATCAGCTTTTGCGCTGCGGGAGTCCGGTCAAAGCCGGTGACAAGCAGGCCTGCCGGGCGGTGCATCAGCTGTTCGCGCAGCAGCTGCTCTTCTTCTGCCGGGTTGTAGTGGGTCACGCTGATGAAGGTCTGGAAACCCTCGCGGCGCAGACCGAGTTGCACCGCCTCCAGCAGCGTCACGAAAAGTTCGTTGGAGAGCAGAGGAATCAGGACAGCCACATGGTTGCTGCGATGCGAAGCCAGCGCGCGGGCAGCGGGGTCGGGTACGTACCCCAGCTTTTCCGCAACCGCCCGCACCCGCTCCACCAGTACCGGGTCGACAGCGCGCTTGCCGCTCAGGGCGCGTGATGCAGTCATGGCACTCACACCTGCCGCCGCCGCAACATCTGCCAGCGTGATGCGTCCGGTAGCCCTTTGCCGCGGGTTTTCTTTCTTCATGATGATGTGGGTCAAGTCACAGGGTTTTTACTGATATGGATTGTCGCCATCTCGTTTAGGATAGCGCTATCCGAAAATACTCGATTGCCAATATTAGCCATATTTTGCTGCAGATCGAGTGTTCTTTTTTTGAATTTGTCAGGATAGCGCTAACCAAAAAATGAGACCGATGATTGTCATTATGGGGGTTGCCGGATGCGGCAAGTCGAGTCTGGCGCAAGCCCTGGCTCGAGCGGAATCCTGCGCCTTGATTGAGGGTGACGACTTCCATAGTCCGGCCAGCCGCGAGAAGATGTCCAAGGGCATTGCCTTGACCGACGAGGACCGTGCCGGATGGTTGTCCGTGCTTGCCGCGGAAATCCAGAAACATACGGAGGGCGTGGTGTTGACCTGTTCCGCATTGAAGAAGTCCTACCGCGATCGTCTGCGCCAGAGCGTGCCGACGCTGCAATTTGCCTTTCTGGAAATTGGCAGGGAAGAGGCACAGCGTCGCGTCGTGGCGCGCGCAGCTTCGCATTTCTTCAACGCCGGCCTGGTGGACAACCAATTCGCCACGCTGGAGTCGCCCGTGGGCGAGGCTGGCGTGATCCGGCTGGATGCCGCCGCGCCACTGGAGTCCCTGCAAACGCAGGTGTCGCAGTGGCTGCATCGGCAGGCACCGGTCTGAATGCGGCTATCCATCGACTGAACCCGACCCACCCCACACTTAAGAAACTGGAGAACGTGATGACTTTGAACATGCTCGTAGTCGAGCACCTGGTGGAGAAGCTGATGGCACTGGCCCTGGGGCTGATTGTGCTGCTGGTGTTTTCCAACGTGCTGGGCCGCTACGCCTTGGGTACCAGCTTTGCAGGGGCGGAAGAACTCTCGCGCCTGCTGTTCGTCTGGCTGGTGTTTCTGGGCGCCATCCTCACGCTGCGCCGCCGCGCCCATCTGGGGGTTGAGCTGGTGCAGGCGCGCTTGCCGCGCTGGGCCCGCAAAATCTGCGCTGTGATCACGCATCTGCTGACGCTGTATGCGCTCTGGCTGTTCCTGGTGGGCAGCTGGACACAGACCGAGATCGGCCTGCATAACTACTCCACCGTGCTGCGTTTTCCCAATGCATTCATCGCGTCCGCAGGCCTGGTCTGCGCCGCTTCCATGATCCTGATCGTGGCGTCCAACCTGCTGAAGATTGTCATCAACCATCCGGGTGCGGTCATGGCCGGCGACCCGCCAGCGCAAACCGAGTCGTCGGATGGGCACGTCGCCCATGCGAACGCACAAGGAGATGTGCAATGAGCATCCTGATCTTCCTGAGCACGCTGATCGTGCTGATTGTGCTGGGCATGCCGATTGCGTTTGCCCTGATGCTCACGGGCGTGGCCCTGATGTACCAGCTGAACTTCTTCGATGCCCAGCTGGTGGCACAGAACATGATTGCCGGTGCGGACATCTATCCGCTGATGGCAGTGCCCTGTTTCATCCTGGCGGGCGAACTGATGAATGCGGGCGGCATTTCCAAACGCATCATCAACCTGGCGGTCAGCATGGTCGGCCACATCCAGGGTGGACTGGGCTATGTGGCCATCGCCGCCACGCTGTTGCTGGGCTGCTTTTCCGGTTCGGCACTGGCGGATACTGCTGCAGTGGCCACCCTGCTGATCCCGATGATGCGCGACAACGGCTACCCCGTGGCGCGCTCGGCCGGACTCATCGCAGCCGGTGGCGTGATCGCCCCCATCGTTCCGCCGTCCATGCCGTTCATCATCTTTGGTGTGACCACCAATACGTCGGTGAGCGCGCTGTTTGTCGCCGGTATCGTGCCCGCTCTGCTACGTGCGGGCGGACTGGTGCTGGTCTGGGCCATGCTGTCGCGCACCATGAAGGTCAATCTGCAGCGCAAGCAGACCTGGGGCGAGCGTCTGCATGCCTTTACCGATGCACTGTGGGCGCTGGTTCTGCCGGTCGTCATCATCGGTGGTCTGCGGGGCGGCATCTTCACGCCGACCGAAGCGTCGGCCGTAGCTGCCGTGTATGCCTTGTTCGTCAGCCTGTTCGTGTACGGCGAAGTGAAGCTCAAGCATCTGAAAGGCCTGATGGTCAATGCAGGCCGCACCACCAGCACGGTGATGTTTCTGTGTGCCGCGGCCTTCGTGTCCTCGTACATGGTGACGCTGGCGGATCTGCCAGCCCAGGTCACGGACTTCCTGGGCCCAATGATGGGTCACCCGCGTGTGCTGATGGCGGCCATCATGTTGTTGCTGCTGCTCATTGGCAATGTGATGGACCTGACCCCCACCATTCTGGTGATGGGCCCGGTGCTGATGCCCATCGTCATCGTGGCGGGTATCGATCCGACTTACTTTGGCGTGATGTTCATTTTGGTTGGCACGCTGGGTCTGATCCATCCGCCGGTGTGTACCGTGCTCAACGTCGTGTGCGGTGTGGCCAAGATTTCGCTGGAGAGCGCCACGCGCGGCGTCTGGCCCTTCCTGCTGGCCGAAGCCGTACTGGTATTCCTGTTTGTTGCCTTCCCCGGCTTCATCACCGTTCCGATGACCTGGTTCCATTAACCCTTCACAACCGAGACTGACCATGAAAAAAATCGCAAAACTCGTACTTGCCACAGCCATTGCCGCTTCGTGTGCAAGCGCTTTCGCCGCGGACTTCCAGACCCGCATCATCCGCTTCGGCTACGGCCTGGCGGAAGACAGCAACCAGGGGCGCGCAGTCAAGGCTTTCGCGGAAGACCTGTCCAAGCGCACCGGGGGCAAATTCAGGGCCAAGGGCTTTGCCAGCGCCAGCCTGGGCAATGACAACCAGATGCAGAACGCACTCATCGGTGGCGCCCAGGAAATGACCGTGGTGTCCACCGCCACCCTGGTCGG contains:
- a CDS encoding gluconokinase, whose translation is MIVIMGVAGCGKSSLAQALARAESCALIEGDDFHSPASREKMSKGIALTDEDRAGWLSVLAAEIQKHTEGVVLTCSALKKSYRDRLRQSVPTLQFAFLEIGREEAQRRVVARAASHFFNAGLVDNQFATLESPVGEAGVIRLDAAAPLESLQTQVSQWLHRQAPV
- a CDS encoding cation:proton antiporter codes for the protein MNQLVPLLMDAAWPITILVAWLAGEYGYQLAKLPRLSAYALIGFLLAPGQLGLLPQTQSGMVLLIATMAFSLILFECGYRINLRWLLVNPWIAVSSLAESGLCFAAVYFVLTAYEQPMTNALLLSALAMASSPATMVRVITESRSSGQATERLLHLSTMNTVLAVFVFKIILGWAVLQTSGNIWKAAYNSLVVLAASVLLGLLAGMLAPVLLRITKRASQDSTLAFTIVLLCLVALTYGMRLSPVLAALTYGVHARHRRMVLNSSQRGFGALGELFSILLFVFISSRLTWPQVVAGASLGLAFILARQCAKILGIGLFSHASGIHWRKGLLIGLACAPTPAFVILVLEQTNSLSSKMVDQLIPLATATLALEILGPILVQWSLAWAHETPKP
- a CDS encoding TRAP transporter small permease translates to MAASAGTGLNAAIHRLNPTHPTLKKLENVMTLNMLVVEHLVEKLMALALGLIVLLVFSNVLGRYALGTSFAGAEELSRLLFVWLVFLGAILTLRRRAHLGVELVQARLPRWARKICAVITHLLTLYALWLFLVGSWTQTEIGLHNYSTVLRFPNAFIASAGLVCAASMILIVASNLLKIVINHPGAVMAGDPPAQTESSDGHVAHANAQGDVQ
- a CDS encoding TRAP transporter large permease subunit, encoding MSILIFLSTLIVLIVLGMPIAFALMLTGVALMYQLNFFDAQLVAQNMIAGADIYPLMAVPCFILAGELMNAGGISKRIINLAVSMVGHIQGGLGYVAIAATLLLGCFSGSALADTAAVATLLIPMMRDNGYPVARSAGLIAAGGVIAPIVPPSMPFIIFGVTTNTSVSALFVAGIVPALLRAGGLVLVWAMLSRTMKVNLQRKQTWGERLHAFTDALWALVLPVVIIGGLRGGIFTPTEASAVAAVYALFVSLFVYGEVKLKHLKGLMVNAGRTTSTVMFLCAAAFVSSYMVTLADLPAQVTDFLGPMMGHPRVLMAAIMLLLLLIGNVMDLTPTILVMGPVLMPIVIVAGIDPTYFGVMFILVGTLGLIHPPVCTVLNVVCGVAKISLESATRGVWPFLLAEAVLVFLFVAFPGFITVPMTWFH
- a CDS encoding YbdK family carboxylate-amine ligase codes for the protein MPLESFKSSQSLSLGVELELQLVSLSDFDLTEASPDMLELLRRKPFPGTVTPEVTESMIEIATDVHTGHTTLLAQLRQIRDTLLQAGDRLNIGICGGGTHPFQHWSERRIFQKPRFLEVSMLYGYLTKQFTIFGQHVHVGCASADEALYLLHALNRYVPHFIALSASSPFVQGNDTLFESARLNSVFAFPLSGRAPFMLRWEDFVSQYFAKMEFTGVVKSMKDFYWDIRPKPEYGTIELRVCDTPLSVEHAAALACYLQALCSYLLQRREPPPAEDDYLVYNYNRFQACRFGLSGTVVHPKTYEQLPLVDDIASVLERIQPQAEALGSTAALQHISQTLKEGSDARQLRLEHASRGSLEGVVDSALQRFRQ
- a CDS encoding LacI family DNA-binding transcriptional regulator, translated to MKKENPRQRATGRITLADVAAAAGVSAMTASRALSGKRAVDPVLVERVRAVAEKLGYVPDPAARALASHRSNHVAVLIPLLSNELFVTLLEAVQLGLRREGFQTFISVTHYNPAEEEQLLREQLMHRPAGLLVTGFDRTPAAQKLIESSGVPCVYLMETSTRTDVYSVGFSQEDAAYDMTRHLLAKGRKRIAFAAAQLDPRTLQRLNGWRKALTEAGLYAPTLEWMNPAPSSMELGGVMFEQIMGQQPPLDAIFFCNDDLAQGALLTANRLGVEVPARVAIAGFNDLRGSDLMNPPLTTVHTPLDKVGEASATMLLKLMREEPVETHSLDLGYSLVPRQST